A single region of the Ornithorhynchus anatinus isolate Pmale09 chromosome 13, mOrnAna1.pri.v4, whole genome shotgun sequence genome encodes:
- the PRPF18 gene encoding pre-mRNA-splicing factor 18 isoform X2 gives MDVLKAEIERKRRLLHDKDLLRESKKYFKRSELAKKEEEAYFERCGYKVLPKEEEQKPLTSSNPVLELELAEEKLPMTLSRQEVIRRLRERGEPVRLFGETDYDAFQRLRKIEILTPEVNKGLRNDLKAALDKIDQQYLNEIVGGQEPGEEDSQNDLKVHEENTTIEELEALGESLGKGDDHKDMDIITKFLKFLLGVWAKDLNAREDYVKRSVQGKLNSATQKQTESYLRPLFRKLRKRTLPADIKESITDIIKFMLQREYVKANDAYLQMAIGNAPWPIGVTMVGIHARTGREKIFSKHVAHVLNDETQRKYIQGLKRLMTICQKHFSTDPSKCVEYNAL, from the exons ATGGACGTCCTCAAGGCCGAGATCGAGCGCAAGCGCCGGCTGCTCCACGACAAGGATCTGCTGCGG gAAAGTAAAAAATATTTCAAACGTAGTGAGTTAgccaaaaaggaagaggaggcatATTTCGAAAGATGTGGCTACAAG GTGCTGCCCAAAGAAGAAGAACAAAAGCCATTAACATCGTCCAATCCAGTATTGGAACTCGAACTAGCAGAAGAAAAATTACCCATGACTCTTTCTAGACAGGAG GTGATCAGAAGgttgagagaaagaggagaacctGTCAGATTGTTTGGAGAAACTGATTACGATGCATTTCAGCGCTTGAGGAAGATAGAAATTTTGACACCGGAGGTTAACAAG gGTTTGAGGAATGATTTAAAGGCAGCTTTGGATAAGATTGACCAACAGTATCTCAATGAAATTGTGGGTGGCCAGGAGCCAGGGGAGGAAGACTCACAGAATGACTTGAAAGTCCATGAAGAAAACACCACCATTGAAGAGTTAGAG gCACTAGGAGAGTCCTTAGGAAAAGGTGATGATCATAAAGATATGGACATCATAACCAAATTCCTCAAG TTTCTTCTGGGAGTTTGGGCTAAGGATTTGAATGCCAGAGAAGATTATGTAAAACGGAGTGTGCAGGGCAAACTCAACAGTGCCACTCAAAAACAGACTGAATCTTATCTGAGACCGCTCTTCAGAAAACTACGGAAAAGG ACTCTTCCTGCAGACATCAAAGAGTCGATAACGGACATTATTAAATTCATGTTACAAAGGGAATATGTGAAG GCTAACGATGCCTATCTTCAGATGGCCATTGGAAATGCCCCCTGGCCCATAGGGGTCACCATGGTTGGTATCCATGCCAGAACTGGCCGGGAAAAGATTTTTTCTAAACACGTGGCCCACGTTCTCAATGATGAGACGCAGCGGAAATATATCCAG
- the PRPF18 gene encoding pre-mRNA-splicing factor 18 isoform X1, with protein sequence MDVLKAEIERKRRLLHDKDLLRESKKYFKRSELAKKEEEAYFERCGYKPVNEKPTEEVLPKEEEQKPLTSSNPVLELELAEEKLPMTLSRQEVIRRLRERGEPVRLFGETDYDAFQRLRKIEILTPEVNKGLRNDLKAALDKIDQQYLNEIVGGQEPGEEDSQNDLKVHEENTTIEELEALGESLGKGDDHKDMDIITKFLKFLLGVWAKDLNAREDYVKRSVQGKLNSATQKQTESYLRPLFRKLRKRTLPADIKESITDIIKFMLQREYVKANDAYLQMAIGNAPWPIGVTMVGIHARTGREKIFSKHVAHVLNDETQRKYIQGLKRLMTICQKHFSTDPSKCVEYNAL encoded by the exons ATGGACGTCCTCAAGGCCGAGATCGAGCGCAAGCGCCGGCTGCTCCACGACAAGGATCTGCTGCGG gAAAGTAAAAAATATTTCAAACGTAGTGAGTTAgccaaaaaggaagaggaggcatATTTCGAAAGATGTGGCTACAAG CCTGTAAATGAGAAGCCAACTGAAGAG GTGCTGCCCAAAGAAGAAGAACAAAAGCCATTAACATCGTCCAATCCAGTATTGGAACTCGAACTAGCAGAAGAAAAATTACCCATGACTCTTTCTAGACAGGAG GTGATCAGAAGgttgagagaaagaggagaacctGTCAGATTGTTTGGAGAAACTGATTACGATGCATTTCAGCGCTTGAGGAAGATAGAAATTTTGACACCGGAGGTTAACAAG gGTTTGAGGAATGATTTAAAGGCAGCTTTGGATAAGATTGACCAACAGTATCTCAATGAAATTGTGGGTGGCCAGGAGCCAGGGGAGGAAGACTCACAGAATGACTTGAAAGTCCATGAAGAAAACACCACCATTGAAGAGTTAGAG gCACTAGGAGAGTCCTTAGGAAAAGGTGATGATCATAAAGATATGGACATCATAACCAAATTCCTCAAG TTTCTTCTGGGAGTTTGGGCTAAGGATTTGAATGCCAGAGAAGATTATGTAAAACGGAGTGTGCAGGGCAAACTCAACAGTGCCACTCAAAAACAGACTGAATCTTATCTGAGACCGCTCTTCAGAAAACTACGGAAAAGG ACTCTTCCTGCAGACATCAAAGAGTCGATAACGGACATTATTAAATTCATGTTACAAAGGGAATATGTGAAG GCTAACGATGCCTATCTTCAGATGGCCATTGGAAATGCCCCCTGGCCCATAGGGGTCACCATGGTTGGTATCCATGCCAGAACTGGCCGGGAAAAGATTTTTTCTAAACACGTGGCCCACGTTCTCAATGATGAGACGCAGCGGAAATATATCCAG